From Dietzia sp. ANT_WB102, a single genomic window includes:
- a CDS encoding MCE family protein, translating into MNQLSPARTRLLAALFIVLAVAFVGTTIAIYNRSFTSSDSVAMITDDMAYSLPNDADVKARGVLVGRVAGVQPDGDRVRVDMEFDPAFMDQLPANISGRLLPKTLFGERYVDLGFPEQPVGTIEPGSTIEQDTRGNAIELGRVLDGLLPVLEAVPPQKLAGTLGALNQALAGRGDEIGASLVEIGQVFQGITQEMPALESGLADLATFSQTYSEALPDLIHALDALRTTGDTVVQRRTDIADGLGRITRSAETLTGFLADNRSDLIALAADSRTSLEYLAEYAPALPCTVENFMVALDRSDAILGVGDPHPGIRVTIEVVNPKGRYVPNQDEPRFFDTRGPRCYEPVREPENFPAAPGGAIADGSFQPPSRNPGPQYIPTLPNPLDLDGPVPAMRSRGTVPAAPGRAVPEQPNLPFPSTVTAGRDPEVMAMAYAGSPVETDTVRTVYGVATSRDAAEIPDWIGVIGAPALRGTEVAFR; encoded by the coding sequence ATGAACCAGCTGTCCCCGGCCCGCACCCGGCTTCTGGCCGCGCTGTTCATCGTGCTGGCGGTGGCGTTCGTCGGAACGACCATCGCAATCTACAATCGCTCGTTCACCTCCTCCGACAGCGTCGCGATGATCACAGACGACATGGCCTACTCGCTGCCCAATGACGCCGACGTCAAGGCCCGCGGGGTCCTCGTCGGCCGCGTCGCGGGCGTACAACCCGACGGTGACCGCGTCCGCGTCGACATGGAGTTCGACCCCGCCTTCATGGACCAGCTCCCGGCCAATATCAGCGGTCGGTTACTACCCAAGACCCTGTTCGGCGAGCGGTACGTGGACCTGGGTTTTCCCGAACAGCCCGTCGGCACGATCGAACCCGGCAGCACCATCGAGCAGGACACTCGCGGAAACGCGATTGAATTGGGCCGCGTCCTGGACGGACTGCTCCCGGTGCTCGAGGCGGTCCCGCCGCAGAAACTAGCCGGGACCCTCGGCGCGCTCAACCAGGCCCTGGCCGGTCGCGGTGACGAGATCGGCGCGAGCCTGGTGGAGATCGGCCAGGTCTTCCAGGGCATCACCCAGGAGATGCCCGCCCTGGAATCCGGCCTCGCCGACCTGGCAACCTTCTCGCAGACCTACTCCGAGGCGCTCCCGGACCTCATCCACGCCCTCGATGCGCTTCGCACCACAGGGGACACCGTGGTTCAGCGACGCACCGACATCGCCGACGGTCTCGGTCGCATTACCCGGTCGGCGGAAACCCTCACCGGATTCCTTGCGGACAACCGCTCGGACCTCATCGCATTGGCGGCGGACTCCCGTACCTCACTGGAGTACCTGGCCGAGTACGCCCCGGCCCTGCCCTGCACTGTCGAGAACTTCATGGTCGCGTTGGACCGATCCGATGCGATCCTCGGGGTCGGGGACCCGCACCCGGGAATCCGGGTGACGATCGAGGTGGTCAACCCCAAGGGTCGGTATGTACCGAACCAGGACGAGCCCCGATTCTTCGACACCCGGGGACCGCGCTGCTACGAACCGGTCCGGGAGCCCGAGAACTTCCCCGCGGCGCCGGGCGGGGCGATCGCCGACGGCTCGTTCCAGCCGCCGTCGCGCAACCCCGGCCCGCAGTACATTCCTACCCTGCCCAACCCGCTCGATCTGGACGGTCCCGTTCCCGCCATGCGTAGTCGCGGCACGGTCCCCGCCGCGCCCGGTCGGGCCGTGCCGGAACAGCCAAACCTCCCGTTCCCGTCTACGGTGACGGCTGGGCGGGACCCCGAGGTGATGGCCATGGCGTACGCGGGGTCGCCGGTGGAGACCGACACGGTCCGTACGGTGTACGGCGTCGCGACGTCCCGTGACGCCGCCGAGATCCCCGACTGGATCGGTGTGATCGGTGCCCCGGCGCTGCGAGGGACGGAGGTGGCCTTCCGGTGA
- a CDS encoding MCE family protein, with amino-acid sequence MTTKLKALFRGGLLSSFIKLLVFIVVTGLLSMVLANTIRGGTREDGIEYSAIFSDVTMVEKGDDVRIAGVVVGHVTDFEVHDRDKAKVYFTMAGDRTLPANVHLTLRFRNMIGQRYMNIAREPGPVQPTLPEGTTIPIEKTSPAVDLTALFNGFRPLFTTLQPDDVNALADSLVRVLQGEGGTVTSLVQQTGQLTNHLADRDRVIGEVIDNLTRVLETINERDVQFQQLVVTTRQLVEGLADERDAIGSSLDSVADLTSSAENVVAATRPAVTESLDHLKLVSDNLADKEDKLGEVLHNLPIKTDNLIRMGSFGSWFQFYLCGADIVHGPGNDVPNLLPSGGPALNHTLYTNVAPRCHEGGIS; translated from the coding sequence GTGACCACCAAACTCAAGGCGCTGTTCCGCGGCGGGCTCCTGTCGTCCTTCATCAAGCTGCTGGTGTTTATCGTGGTGACCGGCTTGTTAAGCATGGTTCTCGCCAACACGATCCGAGGTGGCACACGCGAAGACGGCATCGAGTATTCGGCGATCTTCTCGGATGTCACGATGGTCGAGAAGGGCGACGACGTGCGCATCGCCGGCGTGGTGGTGGGGCACGTCACCGACTTCGAGGTTCATGACCGCGACAAGGCCAAGGTGTACTTCACGATGGCCGGCGACCGGACCCTGCCCGCCAATGTCCACCTGACGCTCAGGTTCCGCAATATGATCGGTCAGCGCTACATGAACATCGCGCGAGAGCCGGGTCCGGTCCAGCCGACCCTGCCCGAGGGCACCACCATCCCGATCGAGAAAACCTCACCGGCCGTTGATCTCACGGCGTTGTTCAACGGATTCCGTCCACTTTTCACGACGCTGCAACCCGACGATGTCAACGCACTCGCGGATTCGCTCGTCCGGGTCCTTCAAGGGGAGGGCGGCACCGTGACCAGCCTGGTGCAACAAACCGGGCAGCTCACCAACCACCTGGCCGACCGCGACCGCGTGATCGGCGAAGTGATCGACAACCTGACCCGGGTACTGGAGACGATCAACGAGCGGGACGTGCAATTCCAGCAACTCGTCGTGACGACCCGGCAACTCGTCGAAGGGCTGGCCGACGAACGAGACGCTATCGGTAGTTCGCTCGACTCGGTGGCGGACCTGACCTCGTCTGCGGAAAACGTCGTCGCCGCTACGCGGCCTGCCGTCACGGAGTCACTCGACCATCTCAAGCTCGTCAGCGACAACCTGGCAGACAAGGAGGACAAGCTGGGTGAGGTCCTGCACAACTTGCCGATCAAGACCGACAACCTCATCCGAATGGGGTCGTTCGGCTCCTGGTTCCAGTTCTACCTGTGTGGTGCCGACATCGTCCACGGGCCCGGAAACGACGTTCCCAACCTCCTTCCGTCCGGAGGGCCGGCACTCAACCACACGCTGTACACCAACGTCGCACCGCGGTGCCATGAAGGGGGCATCTCGTGA
- a CDS encoding MCE family protein, translating to MTKRRPDQPRVGNATFGAIGVIAILVLTLGSFQLDSLPFVGAGPKYEAYFSEAAGLTDGNEVRVAGVKVGVVTDVKLDGDKVLVGFRAKDAWLGDDTRASIQIKTVLGQKYLALNPAGTGDLDRSQPIPLERTVAPYDVVTAFSSAAETLDEIDDAKLAESLDTLTDAMQASPEEFRGAVDGVARLSQTISSRDEELRQLLEATKTSSGILAERNDDFRRLIIGTGQLLGELNQRSESLKLVLASTRGLSTELRRLVGDNEAKFGPTLDSLDSALKILTDHEEDLKKSIHNLAPFYRLYANLLGTGRWFDSVVTNLIPPGIPEPPFYPGARTPARQSGIK from the coding sequence GTGACCAAACGCAGGCCGGACCAGCCCAGGGTCGGAAACGCCACCTTCGGCGCCATCGGAGTGATCGCGATCCTCGTGCTCACCCTCGGCTCGTTTCAACTTGACTCCCTGCCTTTTGTCGGCGCGGGCCCCAAGTACGAGGCGTACTTCTCCGAGGCTGCCGGCCTGACAGATGGCAACGAGGTACGCGTGGCCGGTGTCAAGGTGGGAGTGGTGACCGATGTGAAACTGGACGGGGACAAGGTCCTCGTCGGGTTCCGCGCCAAGGACGCGTGGCTGGGAGACGACACCAGGGCGAGCATCCAGATCAAGACCGTGCTGGGGCAGAAGTACCTCGCGCTCAATCCGGCGGGCACCGGCGACCTCGACCGGTCCCAGCCGATCCCGCTCGAGCGGACGGTGGCCCCGTACGACGTCGTCACGGCCTTCTCCTCGGCCGCCGAGACCCTCGACGAGATCGACGATGCCAAGTTGGCCGAGAGCCTCGACACGCTCACCGATGCCATGCAGGCCTCACCGGAGGAGTTCCGGGGCGCGGTCGACGGGGTCGCGCGCCTGTCCCAGACCATCTCCAGCCGCGATGAGGAACTGCGGCAGCTGCTCGAGGCAACCAAAACGAGTTCAGGGATCCTGGCCGAACGCAACGACGACTTCCGACGCCTCATCATCGGCACCGGCCAACTCCTCGGTGAACTCAACCAACGGTCCGAGAGCCTCAAGCTGGTCCTCGCCTCGACACGCGGACTGTCGACTGAGCTCCGGCGGCTCGTAGGAGACAACGAGGCGAAGTTCGGCCCGACCCTGGACAGCCTCGACTCCGCCCTGAAGATCCTCACCGACCACGAGGAGGACCTCAAGAAGTCCATCCACAACCTGGCACCCTTCTACCGGCTGTACGCCAATCTGCTGGGCACTGGACGGTGGTTCGACTCCGTAGTCACCAACCTCATCCCGCCCGGGATACCTGAGCCGCCCTTCTACCCGGGTGCCCGCACACCGGCCCGACAGAGTGGGATCAAATGA
- a CDS encoding MCE family protein, with protein MHKKLPYWLVALLLVVVVAIVAVTYFAVTRLGRTTITATFPSAVGISKGTDVRILGVTVGSVDEVTPMGDTVEVRLHVKRGIDVPADAKAVQVTPSVIPDRNVQLVPAYAGGPTMESGAHIPLERTATPVEVDKLYASIEDLTEALGPDGANREGALDRFVATSADTLADNGAALGRSIDELSKAATTLADSSQDISETVVNLQSFVTMLAQNDAQVREFNSQMATFNQTVAGQREDLQGALGELSYALADVARLVRDNQDIIRSNADRLVTISQITADQRGDLEEILKVAPLALSNLIGAYDAESGTLSMRPNIPETQNPAGILCSLMKLGRLDPGNEMFRELDNLRRADIQACEALAPQRNQELRAANPDLPLGVLAGEMKQSIPVPGTVEGNRGWPMTPASEGGRG; from the coding sequence ATGCACAAGAAGCTGCCGTACTGGTTGGTCGCGCTGCTCCTCGTCGTCGTCGTCGCCATCGTGGCTGTCACCTATTTTGCCGTCACGCGGTTGGGTCGGACCACCATCACTGCCACGTTCCCGTCGGCGGTGGGCATCTCCAAGGGCACGGACGTCCGGATCCTCGGCGTAACCGTCGGGTCTGTGGACGAGGTGACGCCGATGGGCGACACCGTGGAGGTTCGCCTCCACGTGAAGCGCGGGATCGACGTCCCGGCGGATGCCAAGGCTGTCCAGGTGACCCCGTCGGTGATCCCAGACCGCAATGTCCAATTGGTACCGGCCTACGCGGGTGGCCCGACGATGGAGTCCGGCGCGCACATCCCGCTGGAGCGGACCGCGACACCGGTTGAGGTCGACAAGCTCTACGCGTCAATCGAGGACCTCACGGAGGCCCTCGGCCCGGACGGTGCCAACCGCGAGGGAGCGCTCGACCGGTTCGTCGCCACGTCGGCCGACACCCTCGCGGACAACGGCGCTGCACTCGGGCGCTCGATCGATGAACTGTCCAAGGCCGCCACCACCCTCGCGGACTCGAGCCAGGACATCAGTGAGACCGTGGTCAACCTGCAGTCCTTCGTCACGATGCTCGCCCAGAACGACGCACAGGTTCGCGAGTTCAACTCCCAGATGGCGACGTTCAACCAGACCGTGGCCGGGCAACGGGAGGACCTTCAGGGGGCGCTCGGCGAGCTGAGCTACGCGCTTGCCGACGTCGCGCGACTGGTACGGGACAATCAGGACATCATCCGCAGTAACGCGGACCGCCTGGTCACCATCAGCCAGATCACCGCCGATCAGCGCGGCGACCTGGAGGAGATCCTCAAGGTGGCGCCCCTCGCGCTGTCCAACCTCATCGGCGCCTACGACGCAGAGTCGGGGACCCTGTCGATGCGGCCCAATATCCCGGAGACACAGAATCCGGCCGGCATCCTCTGCTCGCTCATGAAGCTCGGGCGCCTCGATCCAGGTAACGAGATGTTCCGGGAACTCGACAACTTGAGGCGCGCCGACATCCAGGCGTGTGAGGCGCTGGCCCCGCAGCGCAACCAGGAGCTGCGGGCCGCCAACCCGGACCTGCCGCTCGGAGTCCTGGCGGGCGAGATGAAGCAGTCCATCCCGGTGCCCGGCACCGTCGAGGGCAATCGCGGGTGGCCGATGACCCCCGCCTCTGAAGGGGGACGTGGATGA
- a CDS encoding MCE family protein, whose translation MTYFTATFVRAGRALGAAALVAALAAGCSLNLEDYTLPGGADVGDDPMEVAVQFDDVLDLVLQSSVKVNGLDAGRVTGISLAEDGWTAQVDIVLRNGLELPANTEASIQQTNLLGEKFVQLTPPKDEAPHGRLTDGDVISTSNTRTATDIEQVLGALSLLLNGGGVDQLQPIVSELLKVTDGREEGLTETLRSADELISGLNRQRDSITAALDGVNLMTSRANDQRQQIQAALDELPAGVAVLEEQRPQFVEMLRRIDALGEVGSNILLTSREDLIADLRALRPVLQYLGESTPDLIELAGFVPTFPFPDSSIPSTVGGSANVFLSIDATISETLRNLGANQGDPVPVRPTTTRGPYNVDPGNPWEGTNGPDRRTTIVLPLLPVPPVMDRAVVPRPAPGTSEFSETYLPEPGEPGYR comes from the coding sequence ATGACCTACTTCACGGCCACGTTTGTCCGCGCCGGCCGCGCGCTGGGCGCCGCCGCCCTCGTCGCGGCGCTAGCAGCCGGATGCTCCCTGAACCTGGAGGACTACACCCTGCCGGGCGGCGCGGACGTCGGCGACGATCCCATGGAGGTCGCCGTCCAGTTCGACGACGTGCTCGACCTGGTGCTGCAGTCATCGGTGAAGGTCAACGGGCTGGACGCCGGACGGGTCACCGGAATCTCGCTCGCTGAAGACGGGTGGACCGCGCAGGTCGACATCGTTCTGCGGAATGGTCTCGAGCTGCCGGCCAACACCGAGGCCTCAATTCAGCAGACCAACCTGCTGGGGGAGAAGTTCGTTCAGCTCACGCCGCCGAAGGATGAGGCACCGCACGGGCGGCTGACGGACGGGGACGTCATCTCCACCTCCAACACCCGCACGGCGACCGATATCGAGCAGGTCCTCGGCGCCCTGTCGCTTCTACTCAACGGCGGTGGCGTCGATCAGTTGCAGCCGATCGTGTCGGAGTTGCTGAAGGTGACGGACGGCCGCGAGGAGGGCCTCACCGAGACCCTCCGCTCCGCAGACGAGCTCATCTCCGGGCTCAACCGTCAGCGCGACAGCATCACGGCCGCGCTCGACGGCGTGAACCTGATGACCTCGCGGGCCAACGACCAACGCCAGCAGATCCAGGCCGCTCTCGACGAACTCCCCGCCGGCGTGGCCGTCCTGGAGGAGCAACGCCCCCAGTTCGTGGAGATGTTGCGCCGGATCGACGCCCTCGGAGAAGTGGGGTCCAACATTCTATTGACCAGCCGTGAGGACCTGATCGCCGACCTGCGCGCGCTGCGCCCGGTACTGCAGTACCTCGGGGAGTCCACGCCCGACCTCATCGAGCTCGCTGGCTTTGTGCCCACCTTCCCGTTCCCGGACTCGTCGATCCCCTCGACCGTCGGCGGGTCCGCCAACGTGTTCCTGTCCATTGACGCGACCATTTCCGAGACGCTCCGCAATCTCGGTGCCAACCAAGGTGACCCGGTGCCCGTGCGGCCGACCACCACCCGCGGTCCCTACAACGTGGACCCCGGTAACCCGTGGGAGGGGACCAACGGCCCGGACCGGCGGACGACCATCGTGCTGCCGCTGCTGCCGGTCCCCCCAGTCATGGACCGGGCCGTCGTGCCCAGACCCGCACCGGGTACCTCGGAGTTCTCTGAGACGTACCTGCCCGAGCCAGGGGAGCCCGGATACCGATGA
- a CDS encoding MCE family protein, whose translation MSKTLRAQLIAFCVIAALGVTYVGAKYVRLPSLLGIGQYTVHLDLPDTGGVFTNAAVNYRGTPVGRVGELKLTNDGVRIELDLDSSAPDIPADTVAVVANRSAIGEQYVDLRPNSYSEPYLQDGDVVSAGREALPVRVEDLLASVDDLSRSVPLDDLKVVVDELGKAVEGRGPQLQRLSDSLIRLSDEGVRTMPQLQALIRDGATVLNTQADQSGEIINFSRDLRTVTEALRDSDSDLERLITTAPEFADETRYLVENSGEPLSRTVGNLSTTMKTIDPLAPSFVVLLQLLPALSGGGLSVAPGDGTIHFGLVLEMDNPTPCTQGYEGTYEIIEQMKAQDPAFDPQEQSFPPNYDARCTVPFGSPTAVRGADRVEYAHPDVTQPWDAKPKIDPDRLNLSVAAEQLAVLQGLIPR comes from the coding sequence ATGAGCAAGACACTGAGAGCCCAGCTCATCGCCTTCTGTGTTATCGCCGCGCTCGGCGTGACCTACGTCGGCGCCAAATACGTTCGCCTGCCCTCCCTGTTGGGCATCGGGCAATACACGGTCCACCTCGACCTGCCCGACACCGGCGGTGTGTTCACTAACGCGGCCGTCAATTACCGCGGTACGCCCGTCGGGCGTGTGGGGGAGCTGAAGCTGACCAACGACGGTGTGCGGATCGAACTGGACCTGGACTCCAGTGCCCCCGACATCCCCGCAGACACGGTAGCCGTGGTCGCCAACCGTTCGGCGATCGGCGAGCAATACGTCGACTTGCGGCCCAACAGCTACTCGGAGCCATACCTTCAGGACGGGGACGTGGTCTCCGCCGGTCGTGAGGCGCTTCCGGTCCGGGTGGAGGACCTGCTCGCCTCGGTCGACGACCTCTCACGCTCGGTGCCGCTGGACGACCTCAAGGTGGTGGTCGACGAACTCGGCAAGGCGGTCGAGGGCCGCGGTCCTCAGCTCCAACGACTGTCCGACTCCTTGATCCGACTCTCCGACGAGGGCGTGCGCACCATGCCCCAGCTGCAGGCGCTGATCCGTGACGGGGCAACCGTCCTGAACACCCAGGCAGACCAGTCGGGGGAGATCATCAACTTCTCGCGCGACCTCCGGACCGTGACGGAAGCGCTACGTGATTCTGACTCCGACCTCGAACGGCTCATCACCACCGCCCCCGAGTTCGCCGACGAGACCCGGTATCTCGTGGAGAACTCGGGCGAGCCGCTCTCCCGGACGGTGGGCAATCTGTCCACCACGATGAAGACGATCGACCCGCTCGCTCCGTCTTTCGTGGTGTTGTTGCAATTGCTGCCAGCGCTGTCCGGAGGTGGCCTCTCCGTCGCGCCGGGGGATGGCACTATCCACTTCGGTCTGGTGCTGGAGATGGATAACCCGACACCCTGTACCCAGGGGTACGAGGGAACGTACGAGATCATCGAGCAGATGAAGGCTCAGGACCCGGCGTTCGACCCGCAGGAGCAGAGCTTCCCGCCCAACTACGACGCGCGGTGCACGGTGCCGTTCGGCAGTCCCACCGCGGTCCGCGGCGCCGACCGGGTCGAATACGCCCACCCGGACGTCACTCAGCCATGGGACGCCAAGCCCAAGATCGATCCGGATCGGTTGAACCTGTCCGTGGCCGCCGAGCAGCTCGCAGTCCTCCAGGGGTTGATCCCGCGGTGA
- a CDS encoding DNA-directed RNA polymerase subunit beta: protein MLEGPILAVSRQTTSVSTVPGAPRRVSFAKLTEPLPVPGLLDLQTESFEWFIGSEEWQERAASRGTTNLEGGLESILKEISPIEDFSGSMSLSFSEPYFEEVKASLEDCREKDRTYEAPLFVTAEFENTETGEIKSQTVFMGDFPMMTDKGTFIINGTERVVVSQLVRSPGVYFDRSRDKSTERDVHSVKVIPSRGAWLEFDVDKRDTVGVRIDRKRRQSVTVLLKALGWTTTEIKERYGFSEIMMSTLEKDTVEDTDQALLEIYRKLRPGEPPTRESAEALLENLFFKEKRYDLARVGRYKVNRKLGLPDPEGDATTTLTREDIAATIEYLVRLHAGENSMQVSGGREVPVEVDDIDHFGNRRLRTVGELIQNQVRVGLSRMERVVRERMTTQDSEAITPQSLINIRPITAALKEFFGTSQMSQFMDQNNPLSGLTHKRRLSALGPGGLSRERAGLEVRDVHASHYGRMCPIETPEGPNIGLIGSLSVYARVNPFGFIETPYRRVIDGVVTDQVDYLTADEEDRYVVAQANSEIDAEGNFVEDRILVRKKHGDVEMVQPGDVNYMDVSPRQMVSVATAMIPFLEHDDANRALMGANMQRQSVPLVRSEAPLVGTGMELRAAVDAGDVVVNTSPGMVEEVSADFITVMDDDGGRQTYRLAKFARSNQGTCSNQRPIVDEGDRVEAGQVLADGPCTENGEMALGKNLLVAIMPWEGHNYEDAIILSQRLVEEDVLTSIHIEEHEIDARDTKLGAEEITRDIPNVSDEVLADLDDRGIVRIGAEVRDGDVLVGKVTPKGETELTPEERLLRAIFGEKAREVRDTSLKVPHGESGKVIGVRVFSRDDDDDLPPGVNELVRVYVAQKRKIQDGDKLAGRHGNKGVIGKILPAEDMPFMPDGTPVDIVLNTHGVPRRMNIGQIMETHLGWLAKAGWEVPREADGSLPEWAAKLPEEIHSVEAGTNTATPVFDGAADTEITGLLGCTLPNRDGERMVQADGKATLFDGRSGEPFPYPVAVGYMYILKLHHLVDDKIHARSTGPYSMITQQPLGGKAQFGGQRFGEMECWAMQAYGAAYTLQELLTIKSDDVVGRVKVYEAIVKGENIPEPGIPESFKVLLKELQSLCLNVEVLSSDGQAVSLGDGDDDDLDRTAANLGINLSRDESSAADELAQ, encoded by the coding sequence GTGCTGGAAGGACCCATCTTGGCAGTCTCCCGCCAGACCACGTCAGTCTCCACCGTTCCCGGTGCGCCCCGGAGAGTTTCGTTCGCGAAGCTCACCGAGCCGTTGCCGGTGCCGGGACTGCTCGACCTCCAGACGGAGTCGTTCGAGTGGTTCATCGGTTCGGAGGAGTGGCAAGAGAGGGCCGCCTCGCGCGGCACCACGAACCTCGAGGGAGGCCTGGAGTCCATCCTCAAGGAGATCTCCCCGATCGAGGACTTCTCCGGATCCATGTCGCTCTCGTTCTCGGAGCCCTATTTCGAAGAGGTCAAGGCATCCCTTGAGGATTGCCGTGAGAAGGACCGGACCTACGAGGCCCCGCTGTTCGTCACGGCCGAGTTCGAGAACACTGAGACCGGCGAGATCAAGTCCCAGACCGTCTTCATGGGTGATTTCCCCATGATGACCGACAAGGGCACGTTCATCATCAACGGCACCGAGCGGGTCGTCGTCTCCCAGCTCGTCCGGTCGCCGGGCGTGTACTTCGACCGCTCGCGCGACAAGTCCACGGAGAGGGACGTCCACTCCGTCAAGGTCATCCCGTCACGTGGTGCGTGGCTCGAGTTCGACGTGGACAAGCGCGACACCGTCGGCGTCCGCATTGACCGTAAGCGTCGCCAGTCGGTCACCGTGCTACTCAAGGCTCTCGGGTGGACCACCACCGAGATCAAGGAGCGCTACGGTTTCTCCGAGATCATGATGTCCACGCTCGAGAAGGACACGGTCGAGGACACCGACCAGGCCCTGCTCGAGATCTACCGCAAACTGCGCCCGGGTGAGCCGCCGACCCGCGAGTCCGCCGAGGCGCTCCTGGAGAACCTGTTTTTCAAGGAGAAGCGTTACGACCTGGCCCGGGTCGGCCGCTACAAGGTCAACCGCAAGCTCGGCCTGCCCGACCCCGAGGGGGATGCCACCACCACGCTCACGCGTGAGGACATCGCCGCCACCATCGAGTACCTGGTCCGTCTCCACGCGGGCGAGAACTCGATGCAGGTGTCCGGGGGCCGAGAGGTGCCGGTCGAGGTCGACGATATCGACCACTTCGGTAACCGTCGCCTGCGTACCGTGGGTGAGCTCATCCAGAACCAGGTCCGCGTGGGCCTGTCCCGCATGGAGCGTGTCGTCCGCGAGCGCATGACCACGCAGGACTCCGAGGCGATCACCCCGCAGTCGCTCATCAACATCAGGCCCATCACCGCGGCGCTGAAGGAGTTCTTCGGAACCTCCCAGATGTCGCAGTTCATGGACCAGAACAACCCGCTGTCGGGCCTGACCCACAAGCGTCGTCTCTCCGCGCTGGGGCCCGGTGGCCTGTCGCGTGAGCGCGCCGGCCTTGAGGTGCGCGACGTCCACGCCTCGCACTACGGCCGCATGTGTCCGATCGAGACCCCCGAGGGTCCGAACATCGGTCTGATCGGTTCACTCTCGGTCTATGCCCGGGTCAACCCGTTCGGGTTCATCGAGACCCCGTACCGCCGGGTCATCGACGGGGTCGTCACCGACCAGGTGGACTACCTGACTGCGGACGAGGAGGACCGTTACGTCGTCGCGCAGGCCAACTCTGAGATCGACGCAGAGGGCAACTTCGTCGAGGACCGGATCCTCGTACGCAAGAAGCACGGCGATGTCGAGATGGTCCAGCCCGGCGATGTGAACTACATGGACGTTTCGCCGCGCCAGATGGTCTCCGTGGCCACCGCGATGATCCCGTTCCTCGAGCATGACGACGCCAACCGAGCCCTCATGGGGGCGAACATGCAGCGGCAGTCCGTCCCGCTCGTGCGTTCCGAGGCGCCGCTCGTCGGTACCGGTATGGAGCTGCGTGCGGCCGTGGACGCCGGCGACGTGGTCGTCAACACCAGCCCGGGCATGGTGGAGGAGGTCTCGGCCGACTTCATCACCGTGATGGACGACGACGGTGGTCGCCAGACCTACCGCCTGGCCAAGTTCGCCCGCTCGAACCAGGGCACGTGTTCCAACCAGCGGCCGATCGTGGACGAGGGTGACCGGGTCGAGGCCGGACAGGTCTTGGCGGACGGCCCCTGCACCGAGAACGGCGAGATGGCGCTGGGCAAGAACCTGCTCGTCGCGATCATGCCGTGGGAGGGCCACAACTACGAGGACGCGATCATCCTCTCGCAGCGCCTGGTGGAGGAGGACGTGCTCACGTCCATCCACATCGAGGAGCACGAGATCGATGCCCGCGACACCAAGCTGGGCGCCGAGGAGATCACGCGGGATATCCCGAACGTCTCCGACGAGGTCCTGGCGGATCTCGACGACCGCGGGATCGTGCGCATCGGCGCCGAGGTCCGTGACGGTGACGTGCTCGTCGGCAAGGTCACGCCCAAGGGCGAGACCGAGCTGACGCCGGAGGAGCGCCTGCTGCGCGCCATCTTCGGTGAGAAGGCGCGCGAGGTGCGCGACACCTCGCTCAAGGTGCCCCACGGCGAGTCCGGCAAGGTCATCGGCGTCCGCGTGTTCTCGCGGGACGACGACGACGATCTGCCCCCCGGCGTCAACGAGCTGGTGCGCGTGTACGTGGCGCAGAAGCGCAAGATCCAGGACGGCGACAAGCTCGCCGGCCGCCACGGTAACAAGGGCGTCATCGGCAAGATCCTCCCCGCGGAGGACATGCCGTTCATGCCCGACGGCACGCCGGTGGACATCGTCCTCAATACGCACGGTGTCCCTCGTCGTATGAACATCGGTCAGATCATGGAGACCCACCTCGGTTGGCTGGCCAAGGCCGGCTGGGAGGTGCCGCGTGAGGCGGACGGCTCCCTGCCCGAGTGGGCGGCCAAGCTGCCGGAGGAGATCCACAGCGTCGAGGCCGGCACCAATACGGCCACCCCCGTCTTTGACGGCGCGGCGGACACGGAGATCACCGGACTGCTCGGCTGCACCCTGCCGAACCGTGACGGTGAGCGCATGGTCCAGGCCGACGGCAAGGCGACCCTCTTCGACGGTCGCTCCGGCGAGCCCTTCCCGTACCCGGTGGCCGTGGGCTACATGTACATCCTCAAGCTGCACCACCTCGTGGATGACAAGATCCACGCCCGCTCGACCGGTCCGTACTCGATGATCACCCAGCAGCCGCTCGGCGGTAAGGCCCAGTTCGGTGGCCAGCGCTTCGGTGAGATGGAGTGCTGGGCGATGCAGGCCTACGGCGCCGCGTACACGCTGCAGGAGCTGCTCACCATCAAGTCCGACGACGTCGTGGGCCGCGTGAAGGTCTACGAGGCGATCGTCAAGGGCGAGAACATCCCGGAGCCGGGTATTCCCGAGTCCTTCAAGGTGCTTCTCAAGGAGTTGCAGTCGCTGTGCCTCAACGTCGAGGTGCTCTCCAGCGACGGCCAGGCAGTCTCCCTGGGTGATGGAGACGACGACGACCTCGACCGCACCGCCGCGAACCTGGGGATCAACCTCTCGCGCGATGAGTCCTCGGCGGCCGACGAGCTGGCCCAGTAG